In Candidatus Defluviibacterium haderslevense, the following are encoded in one genomic region:
- a CDS encoding helix-hairpin-helix domain-containing protein produces MPDPLIYKNKVLKQFQTIPSVGKACAMDLWNIGLRDISELKNKNPLELYQKLNSISGVTHDICMLYTFRCAVYYATEDHHDPDKLKWWNWKNTMYNNG; encoded by the coding sequence ATGCCAGATCCATTAATTTATAAAAATAAAGTACTCAAACAATTTCAAACTATCCCTAGCGTAGGTAAAGCTTGTGCAATGGATCTATGGAATATTGGTCTCCGAGATATTTCTGAATTAAAAAATAAGAATCCTCTCGAACTCTATCAAAAACTGAATAGTATAAGTGGGGTCACACATGACATTTGTATGCTTTATACTTTTCGTTGCGCAGTATACTATGCAACAGAAGATCACCATGATCCTGACAAATTGAAATGGTGGAATTGGAAAAATACAATGTATAATAATGGATAA
- a CDS encoding T9SS type A sorting domain-containing protein, whose translation MKYIVSSCLLLMHFFTINAQNVLIGIQNNPNEPSIAINPKSPNVLIAGANINNCYVSLDTGRTWKSQILTSSYGVWGDPNIIVDTAGHFYFFHLSNPPQGSWIDRIVCQKTTDNGITWNDGSFTGLNGQKDQDKHWSAVDRRNNNLYVSWTQFDTYGSSNPKDSSNILFSKSTDAGATWSTPRKINKFAGDCIDSDNTVEGAVPAIGPNGEIYISWAGPLGLMFNKSLDEGNTWLYYESVIGTIPGGWDFDVPGIYRANGLPVTACDVSSGPHRGTIYINWADQRNGSSNTDIWLTKSKDGGISWASPKKVNIDNTTTHQFFTWMTIDQTTGYLYFVFYDRRNYTDDQTDVYLAVSVDGGETFTNHRISASPFVPTKNVFFGDYTNITAHNGIIRPIWTRLNMGQLSVWTHLTTLNELLTSNHEIISNDNDLSFENYPNPSKNLTYVSFKVRHKTKINLSVLNAQGNLIKKMIQNETRTYGKYIEQINLDELNIPNGLYFIKLEMNNKIKVIRQIKI comes from the coding sequence ATGAAATACATCGTTAGTAGCTGCTTACTGTTAATGCATTTTTTTACCATTAATGCACAAAACGTTCTCATTGGAATCCAAAATAATCCAAACGAACCTTCTATCGCTATCAATCCAAAATCTCCTAATGTACTAATTGCAGGAGCCAATATTAATAATTGTTATGTAAGCCTTGATACTGGAAGAACCTGGAAAAGCCAAATATTGACTTCATCTTATGGCGTATGGGGTGATCCCAACATTATTGTTGATACAGCAGGTCATTTCTATTTTTTCCATTTATCCAATCCACCACAAGGTAGTTGGATCGATCGTATAGTCTGCCAAAAAACAACCGATAACGGTATTACGTGGAACGATGGATCCTTCACCGGACTCAATGGACAAAAAGATCAGGATAAACATTGGAGTGCTGTTGATAGAAGAAATAACAATCTATATGTTTCCTGGACTCAATTTGACACTTATGGATCTTCAAACCCAAAAGATAGTAGTAACATCCTTTTTTCAAAATCAACTGATGCCGGTGCGACATGGTCTACTCCACGAAAAATCAACAAATTTGCAGGCGATTGTATTGATAGCGATAATACAGTAGAAGGGGCTGTCCCCGCGATTGGACCCAATGGGGAAATATATATTTCCTGGGCTGGGCCCCTAGGTTTAATGTTTAATAAATCCTTAGACGAAGGCAATACTTGGTTATATTATGAATCTGTAATAGGTACAATCCCCGGTGGTTGGGATTTTGATGTGCCGGGGATATACAGAGCGAATGGACTTCCGGTAACAGCTTGTGATGTGAGCAGTGGTCCCCATAGGGGAACTATATACATTAATTGGGCTGATCAAAGAAATGGTTCAAGCAATACAGACATTTGGCTTACAAAATCCAAGGATGGTGGAATCAGTTGGGCCTCTCCTAAAAAAGTTAATATAGATAATACTACAACCCATCAATTTTTTACATGGATGACCATAGATCAAACTACAGGTTATTTGTATTTTGTATTTTATGATAGACGTAATTATACCGATGATCAAACAGATGTTTATCTAGCCGTATCTGTTGATGGAGGAGAAACATTCACAAATCATAGAATCAGTGCCTCCCCATTTGTACCCACAAAAAATGTTTTTTTCGGAGATTATACCAACATTACAGCACACAATGGAATCATTCGACCCATTTGGACCCGACTCAATATGGGACAATTGAGCGTATGGACTCACCTGACTACGTTGAATGAATTGTTGACATCTAACCATGAAATAATTTCCAATGATAATGACCTAAGTTTTGAGAATTATCCCAACCCTTCAAAAAATCTTACCTACGTTTCATTCAAAGTCAGACATAAAACGAAAATCAACCTTTCCGTACTCAATGCGCAGGGAAATTTAATCAAAAAAATGATTCAGAATGAAACCAGAACATATGGTAAGTACATTGAACAAATCAATCTCGATGAATTGAATATTCCAAATGGATTATATTTTATCAAATTGGAAATGAATAATAAAATAAAGGTAATCAGGCAAATAAAAATTTAA